Proteins encoded within one genomic window of Flavobacterium sp. NG2:
- a CDS encoding glycosyltransferase family 2 protein, with protein sequence MQLSVIILNYNVRYFLELCVSSVQEALNGIDAEILVVDNNSTDDSCKMMKTRFPNVKLIENKENSGFPKGNNIGVAEAKGKYICILNPDTVVAEDTFVKVLAFAERQKNLGIVGVKLIDGSGNFLPESKRGIPTPWVAFTKITALYKLFPKTVLFDSYYAGHLSENQTGKVEILVGAFMVMERQLYLDVGGFDEDCFMYSDDIDLSYMALQKGKTNYYFHDTTVIHYKGESTIKDGTYMKRFQEAMNFFYKKHFKVSFLFSVFMKIGIVFFSLVKMVQGKSLVQKEKEHFVLYSKNKSLVQKIETALRKKVVFHDLNTEKMVFSSLTTESPVEILLDANSIPFKDSIAFMERIKNKRFTFKILSKNNGFLIGSDNSNERGTIIEISYTN encoded by the coding sequence ATGCAACTATCGGTAATCATTCTTAATTATAACGTTCGGTATTTTTTAGAGCTTTGCGTTTCTAGTGTTCAAGAAGCTTTGAATGGTATTGATGCGGAGATTCTTGTCGTTGATAATAATTCTACCGATGATAGTTGTAAGATGATGAAAACCCGTTTCCCGAACGTGAAACTAATCGAAAACAAAGAGAATTCGGGTTTTCCTAAAGGCAATAACATTGGCGTAGCTGAGGCTAAAGGGAAATACATTTGCATCCTCAATCCTGATACTGTTGTAGCTGAAGATACTTTTGTCAAAGTATTGGCTTTCGCCGAAAGGCAGAAAAATCTAGGCATTGTAGGGGTAAAACTCATTGATGGATCTGGGAATTTTTTGCCCGAAAGTAAGAGAGGCATTCCAACACCTTGGGTAGCTTTCACTAAAATTACCGCCTTGTATAAACTGTTCCCTAAAACAGTTTTATTTGATAGTTATTACGCAGGGCATTTGAGTGAAAATCAAACGGGGAAAGTCGAAATCCTCGTTGGTGCTTTTATGGTGATGGAACGTCAATTGTACTTAGATGTCGGCGGTTTTGATGAGGATTGCTTTATGTATTCGGATGATATTGATTTGTCGTATATGGCGTTGCAAAAAGGTAAAACCAATTATTATTTTCATGATACAACCGTGATTCATTATAAAGGAGAGAGCACGATTAAGGACGGAACCTATATGAAACGTTTTCAAGAGGCGATGAATTTCTTTTATAAGAAGCATTTCAAAGTATCTTTTTTGTTTTCGGTTTTTATGAAAATTGGAATTGTATTTTTTTCTTTGGTGAAAATGGTTCAAGGGAAAAGCTTGGTTCAAAAAGAGAAAGAACACTTTGTGTTGTATTCTAAAAACAAGTCTTTGGTTCAAAAGATTGAAACTGCATTGCGAAAAAAAGTAGTTTTTCACGATTTGAATACGGAGAAAATGGTGTTTTCTTCATTAACTACTGAATCTCCTGTGGAAATTTTATTAGACGCCAATTCAATTCCGTTTAAAGACAGCATTGCTTTTATGGAACGCATAAAGAATAAGCGGTTTACATTTAAAATTCTATCTAAAAATAATGGTTTTTTAATCGGAAGTGATAATTCAAACGAAAGAGGGACTATTATTGAAATTTCATACACGAATTAA
- a CDS encoding dihydrolipoamide acetyltransferase family protein — protein sequence MARFELKLPRMGESIAEATITNWLKAVGDTVEADETVVEVATDKVDSEVPSEVSGVLVEQLFGKDDLVQVGQTFAIIETDEVVDTVEVEAVNSEIIAEVSKAVDAAKEFVSTPEDFSKSDKFFSPLVKNIAATEGVTLEELERITGTGKDNRVTKDDILAYVENRKSNKINTIEATVMPKAEVVSTPKVTPSPAKMPISVNGGDEVVEMDRMRKLIAGYMVNSIQTSVHVQSFIEVDVTNIVKWRDQNKNEFEKREGEKLTYTPIFMEAVAKALKDYPAMNVSVDGDYVIKKKNINLGMAAALPNGNLIVPVIKNADQLNLVGMAKAVNDLGSRAKAGKLKPDDTQGGTYTVTNVGSFGSVFGTPIINQPEVGILALGAIRKVPAVIETPEGDFIGIRQKMFLTHSYDHRIVDGALGGMFVKRVAEYLEAFDVNRNF from the coding sequence ATGGCAAGATTTGAATTGAAACTTCCAAGAATGGGAGAAAGCATCGCGGAAGCAACTATTACCAATTGGTTAAAAGCAGTTGGTGATACAGTTGAAGCAGATGAGACTGTAGTTGAAGTGGCAACAGATAAAGTAGATAGTGAAGTGCCATCTGAGGTATCTGGTGTCTTGGTGGAACAGCTTTTTGGGAAGGATGATTTGGTTCAAGTAGGTCAAACATTTGCTATAATTGAAACTGATGAGGTAGTTGATACTGTTGAAGTCGAAGCTGTTAATTCAGAAATTATTGCAGAGGTATCCAAAGCAGTTGATGCAGCTAAGGAGTTTGTGTCTACTCCAGAGGATTTTTCTAAATCGGATAAATTCTTTTCACCTTTGGTAAAAAATATTGCCGCTACAGAAGGGGTGACTCTTGAGGAATTAGAAAGGATAACAGGTACAGGGAAAGACAACCGAGTAACCAAAGATGATATTTTGGCTTATGTAGAAAATCGTAAATCAAATAAAATAAATACAATAGAAGCGACAGTAATGCCAAAGGCCGAAGTTGTTTCGACTCCAAAAGTAACACCATCCCCAGCAAAAATGCCAATTTCTGTCAACGGTGGGGACGAAGTGGTAGAAATGGATAGAATGCGCAAGTTGATTGCGGGTTATATGGTTAATTCTATACAAACATCGGTGCATGTACAGTCTTTTATAGAAGTAGATGTAACGAATATTGTAAAATGGCGTGACCAAAATAAAAACGAATTCGAGAAAAGAGAAGGGGAGAAGTTGACATACACACCAATCTTTATGGAAGCCGTGGCTAAAGCCTTAAAAGATTATCCAGCAATGAATGTTTCGGTTGATGGCGATTATGTAATTAAAAAGAAAAACATCAACTTAGGGATGGCGGCAGCTCTGCCAAACGGAAATTTGATTGTTCCAGTTATTAAAAACGCTGACCAGTTGAACTTGGTTGGAATGGCTAAAGCTGTAAATGACCTAGGTAGTCGTGCTAAAGCAGGAAAATTAAAACCAGATGATACCCAAGGCGGAACTTATACAGTAACGAATGTAGGATCCTTTGGAAGTGTTTTTGGAACACCCATTATCAATCAGCCTGAAGTGGGTATTTTAGCACTTGGAGCTATCCGCAAAGTGCCGGCAGTTATTGAAACCCCTGAAGGTGATTTTATAGGCATTCGCCAAAAAATGTTCTTAACGCACAGCTATGATCATCGTATTGTAGACGGTGCATTAGGTGGTATGTTTGTGAAACGTGTAGCAGAATATTTAGAAGCTTTTGATGTGAATCGAAATTTTTAA
- a CDS encoding T9SS C-terminal target domain-containing protein — protein sequence MKNLFFLFLLFITQSHSQISGCTDPLAKNYNPKATFNDGSCCYKRVKIKPLFSVNLSDSIVETSSLIHYGGLLWTTNDDTDATVYGIDFNGVIKKKININGLKNKEWEEISQDSTFIYLGDFGNNYQGNRKDLRILRLHKSELFSAKPTIDTIAFSYANQSNFSIQKPNKTNFDCEAFIVLQDSIFLFTKHFKDRRTTVYSLPKTPGTFVAKEKETYKVKGLITGATYVDEKKLIALTGYNKHLKPFIYLLDDFEGNHFFSGNKRKIKLKLPFHQVEGITSTDGLNFYITNEKAVRKPLFNVRQQLHQIDLSSYLKN from the coding sequence TTGAAAAACCTATTTTTCCTTTTCCTTCTTTTCATCACCCAATCCCACAGCCAAATTTCAGGTTGTACCGACCCTTTGGCTAAAAACTACAATCCAAAAGCGACTTTTAACGACGGAAGTTGTTGTTACAAAAGAGTCAAAATTAAACCCCTTTTCTCAGTTAACCTCAGCGATTCTATTGTCGAAACTTCGAGTCTGATTCATTACGGCGGACTTTTATGGACTACTAATGATGATACTGATGCGACAGTCTACGGCATAGATTTTAATGGCGTTATCAAGAAAAAAATTAATATTAACGGTTTAAAAAACAAAGAATGGGAGGAAATTTCACAAGACAGTACTTTTATTTACCTTGGTGATTTTGGCAATAACTACCAAGGCAACCGAAAAGACTTACGCATTTTACGCTTACACAAAAGTGAATTATTCTCCGCAAAACCAACTATTGACACCATTGCTTTTTCGTATGCCAATCAAAGCAACTTTAGCATTCAAAAACCGAACAAAACCAACTTTGATTGTGAAGCTTTTATCGTTTTACAAGACAGTATTTTTCTTTTTACCAAACATTTTAAAGACAGAAGAACAACAGTTTATTCGCTACCAAAAACACCAGGTACTTTTGTAGCCAAAGAAAAAGAAACCTATAAAGTTAAAGGATTGATTACAGGTGCCACTTATGTAGACGAGAAAAAATTAATTGCTCTTACAGGGTACAACAAACATCTCAAACCCTTTATTTATCTACTTGATGATTTTGAAGGAAATCATTTTTTCTCTGGAAACAAACGTAAAATTAAACTCAAACTCCCTTTTCATCAAGTGGAAGGAATTACCTCAACCGACGGTTTGAATTTTTATATTACTAATGAAAAAGCGGTTCGAAAACCATTATTTAATGTTCGTCAGCAATTGCATCAAATTGATTTGAGTTCGTATTTAAAAAACTAA